The following coding sequences lie in one Apium graveolens cultivar Ventura chromosome 1, ASM990537v1, whole genome shotgun sequence genomic window:
- the LOC141699773 gene encoding pathogenesis-related protein 1A-like, protein MGMGLSNVSLVIIFLIPFAVAFPLRNPLKGLNKASYHIDPLASQDFLVVHNKARAEVGVAPLIWNDTVAAYAQNYAVQRAEDCKLQHSDGAYGENIAEASWDLSPIEAVKMWVDEKQFFDYRSNKCNGGDCLHYTQVVWHNSVSVGCAKVQCRNQWYFVTCNYDPPGNFVGERAYRKKSSCNTTRHTSNDS, encoded by the coding sequence ATGGGAATGGGGTTGTCTAATGTTTCTTTAGTCATCATTTTTTTGATTCCTTTCGCAGTGGCTTTCCCTCTACGCAATCCACTAAAAGGTTTGAACAAAGCTTCTTACCATATTGATCCTCTAGCATCACAGGACTTTCTTGTTGTTCACAACAAAGCTCGGGCTGAAGTTGGAGTTGCACCTCTCATATGGAACGATACTGTTGCAGCTTATGCTCAGAATTATGCCGTCCAGAGGGCTGAAGATTGTAAGTTACAGCATTCGGATGGTGCTTATGGTGAAAACATTGCTGAAGCCTCATGGGATTTATCACCTATCGAGGCAGTTAAAATGTGGGTAGATGAAAAACAATTTTTTGACTACAGAAGCAATAAGTGTAACGGGGGTGATTGTTTACATTATACACAAGTGGTTTGGCATAACTCTGTCAGTGTTGGCTGTGCTAAGGTTCAATGTAGGAATCAGTGGTATTTTGTCACTTGTAACTACGATCCCCCAGGAAATTTTGTAGGCGAAAGAGCTTACCGAAAAAAATCAAGTTGTAATACCACCCGTCATACAAGCAATGATTCATGA
- the LOC141665762 gene encoding protein trichome birefringence-like 13 isoform X3 yields MFISFFCTLKQVSSEVKKWRHAGADRGFTFLRYNLTVAYHRTNLLVRYGRLSANDDDGKLSNLGYEEGYRIDVDMPERTWAEAPTFHDILIFNTGHWWRAPSKFDPAKSPVLFFEKDLPLVPPISPDDGLDLVLKNMISYVEARKRPGTILLFRTQSPRHFEGGDWDTGGSCQRLHPLRQKQVEEFFSLEKNGTNMEARLVNVHLKAVKGTSFKLLEITSMSEFRADAHPSSTGGKKHDDCMHWCLPGITDIWNDLFIAKLEYLKSSQPVS; encoded by the exons ATGTTTATTTCTTTTTTCTGTACTTTGAAACAAGTATCTAGTGAAGTAAAAAAGTGGCGTCATGCTGGAGCTGATCGTGGTTTCACATTTCTTAGATACAACCTTACTGTTGCGTATCACAGGACTAATCTTTTGGTACGGTATGGTAG GTTGTCTGCAAATGATGATGATGGCAAGTTAAGTAATCTTGGATATGAAGAGGGTTATAGAATTGATGTTGATATGCCAGAAAGAACATGGGCAGAAGCGCCAACTTTCCATGATATTTTAATCTTCAACACAGGGCACTG GTGGCGTGCTCCTTCAAAATTCGACCCTGCAAAGTCGCCCGTGCTTTTCTTTGAAAAGGATCTGCCATTGGTCCCTCCAATATCTCCTGACGATGGTCTTGATTTGGTGTTAAAAAACATG ATATCATATGTGGAGGCAAGAAAGCGACCTGGCACAATTTTACTATTTCGCACACAATCCCCCCGTCATTTTGAAGGAGGTGATTGGGACACTGGTGGTTCTTGTCAGCGCTTGCATCCTTTGAGGCAAAAACAG GTTGAAGAATTTTTCTCTCTTGAGAAGAATGGAACAAATATGGAAGCACGGCTTGTCAATGTGCACCTCAAGGCTGTCAAAGGCACTAGTTTTAAATTATTGGAAATAACCAGCATGAGTGAATTTAGAGCAGATGCCCATCCATCAAGCACTGGTGGAAAGAAACATGATGACTGCATGCATTGGTGCTTACCTGGAATTACAGATATTTGGAATGACTTGTTCATCGCCAAATTAGAATACCTCAAG AGCTCTCAACCTGTGTCATAA
- the LOC141665762 gene encoding protein trichome birefringence-like 13 isoform X1: MTTAVNRHILTLSLLLTFSILLTFSPNKTSYPPTHHRHTTNHVPTFCNYSHGKWIYDQTVTSPRYNASTCNEIYKGWNCLGNAKSNAVDVFKWRWKPHQCVLPEFDPLSFLNAYRDSSIGFVGDSLNRNMFISFFCTLKQVSSEVKKWRHAGADRGFTFLRYNLTVAYHRTNLLVRYGRLSANDDDGKLSNLGYEEGYRIDVDMPERTWAEAPTFHDILIFNTGHWWRAPSKFDPAKSPVLFFEKDLPLVPPISPDDGLDLVLKNMISYVEARKRPGTILLFRTQSPRHFEGGDWDTGGSCQRLHPLRQKQVEEFFSLEKNGTNMEARLVNVHLKAVKGTSFKLLEITSMSEFRADAHPSSTGGKKHDDCMHWCLPGITDIWNDLFIAKLEYLKSSQPVS, encoded by the exons ATGACCACCGCCGTGAACCGCCACATTCTGACACTCTCTCTCCTGCTCACATTCTCCATTCTCCTCACATTCTCTCCCAACAAAACATCTTATCCTCCTACTCACCACCGCCACACAACTAATCATGTCCCTACATTCTGCAATTACTCCCATGGAAAATGGATCTACGATCAAACAGTTACGTCTCCGCGATACAATGCTAGTACTTGTAATGAGATATACAAGGGATGGAATTGTTTAGGTAATGCTAAATCCAATGCGGTTGATGTTTTTAAGTGGCGCTGGAAGCCTCATCAGTGTGTGCTCCCGGAATTCGATCCTCTTTCGTTTTTAAATGCGTATCGAGATTCCAGCATTG GATTTGTTGGTGACTCATTAAATCGGAACATGTTTATTTCTTTTTTCTGTACTTTGAAACAAGTATCTAGTGAAGTAAAAAAGTGGCGTCATGCTGGAGCTGATCGTGGTTTCACATTTCTTAGATACAACCTTACTGTTGCGTATCACAGGACTAATCTTTTGGTACGGTATGGTAG GTTGTCTGCAAATGATGATGATGGCAAGTTAAGTAATCTTGGATATGAAGAGGGTTATAGAATTGATGTTGATATGCCAGAAAGAACATGGGCAGAAGCGCCAACTTTCCATGATATTTTAATCTTCAACACAGGGCACTG GTGGCGTGCTCCTTCAAAATTCGACCCTGCAAAGTCGCCCGTGCTTTTCTTTGAAAAGGATCTGCCATTGGTCCCTCCAATATCTCCTGACGATGGTCTTGATTTGGTGTTAAAAAACATG ATATCATATGTGGAGGCAAGAAAGCGACCTGGCACAATTTTACTATTTCGCACACAATCCCCCCGTCATTTTGAAGGAGGTGATTGGGACACTGGTGGTTCTTGTCAGCGCTTGCATCCTTTGAGGCAAAAACAG GTTGAAGAATTTTTCTCTCTTGAGAAGAATGGAACAAATATGGAAGCACGGCTTGTCAATGTGCACCTCAAGGCTGTCAAAGGCACTAGTTTTAAATTATTGGAAATAACCAGCATGAGTGAATTTAGAGCAGATGCCCATCCATCAAGCACTGGTGGAAAGAAACATGATGACTGCATGCATTGGTGCTTACCTGGAATTACAGATATTTGGAATGACTTGTTCATCGCCAAATTAGAATACCTCAAG AGCTCTCAACCTGTGTCATAA
- the LOC141665762 gene encoding protein trichome birefringence-like 13 isoform X2, translated as MEHWCRGFVGDSLNRNMFISFFCTLKQVSSEVKKWRHAGADRGFTFLRYNLTVAYHRTNLLVRYGRLSANDDDGKLSNLGYEEGYRIDVDMPERTWAEAPTFHDILIFNTGHWWRAPSKFDPAKSPVLFFEKDLPLVPPISPDDGLDLVLKNMISYVEARKRPGTILLFRTQSPRHFEGGDWDTGGSCQRLHPLRQKQVEEFFSLEKNGTNMEARLVNVHLKAVKGTSFKLLEITSMSEFRADAHPSSTGGKKHDDCMHWCLPGITDIWNDLFIAKLEYLKSSQPVS; from the exons ATGGAACACTGGTGTAGAG GATTTGTTGGTGACTCATTAAATCGGAACATGTTTATTTCTTTTTTCTGTACTTTGAAACAAGTATCTAGTGAAGTAAAAAAGTGGCGTCATGCTGGAGCTGATCGTGGTTTCACATTTCTTAGATACAACCTTACTGTTGCGTATCACAGGACTAATCTTTTGGTACGGTATGGTAG GTTGTCTGCAAATGATGATGATGGCAAGTTAAGTAATCTTGGATATGAAGAGGGTTATAGAATTGATGTTGATATGCCAGAAAGAACATGGGCAGAAGCGCCAACTTTCCATGATATTTTAATCTTCAACACAGGGCACTG GTGGCGTGCTCCTTCAAAATTCGACCCTGCAAAGTCGCCCGTGCTTTTCTTTGAAAAGGATCTGCCATTGGTCCCTCCAATATCTCCTGACGATGGTCTTGATTTGGTGTTAAAAAACATG ATATCATATGTGGAGGCAAGAAAGCGACCTGGCACAATTTTACTATTTCGCACACAATCCCCCCGTCATTTTGAAGGAGGTGATTGGGACACTGGTGGTTCTTGTCAGCGCTTGCATCCTTTGAGGCAAAAACAG GTTGAAGAATTTTTCTCTCTTGAGAAGAATGGAACAAATATGGAAGCACGGCTTGTCAATGTGCACCTCAAGGCTGTCAAAGGCACTAGTTTTAAATTATTGGAAATAACCAGCATGAGTGAATTTAGAGCAGATGCCCATCCATCAAGCACTGGTGGAAAGAAACATGATGACTGCATGCATTGGTGCTTACCTGGAATTACAGATATTTGGAATGACTTGTTCATCGCCAAATTAGAATACCTCAAG AGCTCTCAACCTGTGTCATAA
- the LOC141665775 gene encoding putative pectin methylesterase CGR3 — MSRRPTSTSRRFEDGGSIPFVGSLNPKSRPSPVLSVLLVVLGAFLIIGYLYSGSGGSSVGKEALMKLEAGASCSSEVLKSIPLLKKVYGDSMHKVLHVGPETCSVVSILLKEDDTEAWGVEPYDLDDADGKCRSLVHKGIVRVADIKYSLPYSRNSFSLVIVSDALDYLSPKYLNKTLPELARVSADGIVVFSGYPGQRRAKVAELSKFGRPAKLRSSSWWIRYFVQIGLQENESRTKKFEQAATKSSYAPDCQIFHLKSHK; from the exons ATGTCAAGGAGGCCAACAAGCACCTCTCGACGTTTTGAAGATGGTGGAAGTATTCCTTTCGTGGGCTCCTTGAACCCCAAATCACGACCATCGCCTGTACTATCTGTCTTGCTAGTAGTTTTG GGCGCCTTCTTGATTATTGGCTATTTATATAGCGGGTCAG GCGGAAGCAGCGTTGGGAAAGAGGCACTAATGAAACTTGAAG CCGGTGCTTCATGCTCATCAGAAGTTCTAAAATCCATTCCACTTCTGAAGAAAGTATATGGTGACAGTATGCACAAAGTACTCCATGTAGGACCAGAAACATGTTCAGTCGTATCTATATTATTGAAAGAAGATGATACTGAAGCATGGGGAGTTGAGCCTTATGATTTAGATGATGCTGATGGGAAATGCAGAAGTCTTGTACATAAAGGGATTGTGCGTGTTGCCGATATTAAGTATTCTCTTCCTTACAGCAGAAACTCATTCTCTCTTGTTATAGTGTCCGATGCCTTAGATTACTTGTCGCCTAAATACCTAAACAAAACTCTTCCTGAACTGGCAAGAGTATCTGCTGATGGTATTGTTGTTTTCTCTG GTTATCCTGGACAACGTAGAGCAAAAGTAGCAGAGTTGTCCAAGTTTGGTCGTCCG GCCAAACTTCGAAGCTCATCTTGGTGGATAAGGTATTTTGTTCAGATTGGCCTGCAAGAAAACGAATCCCGCACCAAAAAGTTTGAGCAGGCTGCAACCAAAAGTTCATACGCTCCCGACTGCCAGATTTTCCACCTTAAATCACACAAGTAA
- the LOC141665782 gene encoding uncharacterized protein LOC141665782 isoform X1 — MIGKNCENKQARKKKDYRSAQFYFSIRGVSDSKSQFWVKRVSKICSNLNYPLLRFIKFIFSFLHKRAEMDLQTENRIAAILMKEAAELRRQAEQDGVHAYLRQPNVRGRPNSRFLTATVLGVQQANRAVEVDEMWRIRQKEQELDDRLKRRQRDRNSSDRSYREQEVDDRLKRKWSDESSSDMCYRDYDMEDRLKIRRSDESKTVRTHKDKRHVDDEKSSRRSNQQYSLVEGGLKDDEIENFLNSRVKRGRGAVGSRMDETGPYLPPCQDSNVEDLSLTGVVSRKERDRTAILGPEKPSHFVSWSSSEEESDEEKHRKSKKVKKASSSKHSKKDKSKEKSKDSRKNRRKDERRHKEHK, encoded by the exons ATGATCGGAAAGAATTGCGAAAATAAACAGGCAAGAAAGAAGAAAGATTATCGATCAGCACAATTCTATTTCTCGATTCGTGGTGTCTCTGATTCAAAATCTCAATTTTGGGTGAAAAGGGTCTCCAAGATTTGCAGCAATCTAAACTACCCACTTCTCCGTTTCATCAAATTTATCTTTTCATTTCTTCACAAAAG AGCAGAGATGGATTTACAGACGGAGAATAGGATAGCTGCAATTCTTATGAAAGAGGCAGCCGAATTGCGGAGACAAGCTGAGCAAGATGGAGTACATGCTTACCTGCGTCAGCCTAATGTCAGGGGTCGGCCAAATTCACGGTTTCTCACTGCAACTGTTTTAGGTGTACAACAAG CTAATCGAGCTGTGGAAGTTGATGAGATGTGGAGAATACGACAAAAAGAACAAGAGTTGGATGATAGGTTGAAAAGGAGACAGAGAGATCGAAACAGCTCAGATAGGAGCTACAGGGAGCAAGAGGTGGATGATAGGCTAAAAAGAAAATGGAGTGATGAAAGCAGCAGTGATATGTGCTACAGGGATTATGATATGGAAGACAGGCTGAAAATAAGACGGAGTGATGAAAGCAAAACTGTTAGGACTCACAAAGATAAGAGGCATGTTGATGATGAGAAGTCGAGCAGAAGAAGTAATCAGCAGTACTCTTTGGTTGAAGGAGGATTGAAGGATGATGAGATTGAGAACTTTTTGAATTCAAG GGTCAAACGCGGTAGAGGTGCTGTTGGGTCACGAATGGATGAAACAGGGCCATATCTTCCCCCTTGCCAGGATTCCAATGTGGAGGACTTATCATTAACGGGTGTGGTTTCTAGAAAAGAAAGGGACCGTACTGCTATCTTAGGTCCAGAAAAGCCTTCACATTTTGTTTCCTGGAGCTCTTCGGAAGAAGAATCTGATGAGGAAAAACATAGAAAGTCTAAAAAAGTCAAGAAGGCTAGCTCAAGTAAGCATAGTAAGAAGGACAAATCAAAAGAGAAGTCCAAGGATAGCAGGAAGAATAGAAGAAAGGATGAGAGACGACACAAAGAACACAAGTGA
- the LOC141665782 gene encoding uncharacterized protein LOC141665782 isoform X2, translating into MDLQTENRIAAILMKEAAELRRQAEQDGVHAYLRQPNVRGRPNSRFLTATVLGVQQANRAVEVDEMWRIRQKEQELDDRLKRRQRDRNSSDRSYREQEVDDRLKRKWSDESSSDMCYRDYDMEDRLKIRRSDESKTVRTHKDKRHVDDEKSSRRSNQQYSLVEGGLKDDEIENFLNSRVKRGRGAVGSRMDETGPYLPPCQDSNVEDLSLTGVVSRKERDRTAILGPEKPSHFVSWSSSEEESDEEKHRKSKKVKKASSSKHSKKDKSKEKSKDSRKNRRKDERRHKEHK; encoded by the exons ATGGATTTACAGACGGAGAATAGGATAGCTGCAATTCTTATGAAAGAGGCAGCCGAATTGCGGAGACAAGCTGAGCAAGATGGAGTACATGCTTACCTGCGTCAGCCTAATGTCAGGGGTCGGCCAAATTCACGGTTTCTCACTGCAACTGTTTTAGGTGTACAACAAG CTAATCGAGCTGTGGAAGTTGATGAGATGTGGAGAATACGACAAAAAGAACAAGAGTTGGATGATAGGTTGAAAAGGAGACAGAGAGATCGAAACAGCTCAGATAGGAGCTACAGGGAGCAAGAGGTGGATGATAGGCTAAAAAGAAAATGGAGTGATGAAAGCAGCAGTGATATGTGCTACAGGGATTATGATATGGAAGACAGGCTGAAAATAAGACGGAGTGATGAAAGCAAAACTGTTAGGACTCACAAAGATAAGAGGCATGTTGATGATGAGAAGTCGAGCAGAAGAAGTAATCAGCAGTACTCTTTGGTTGAAGGAGGATTGAAGGATGATGAGATTGAGAACTTTTTGAATTCAAG GGTCAAACGCGGTAGAGGTGCTGTTGGGTCACGAATGGATGAAACAGGGCCATATCTTCCCCCTTGCCAGGATTCCAATGTGGAGGACTTATCATTAACGGGTGTGGTTTCTAGAAAAGAAAGGGACCGTACTGCTATCTTAGGTCCAGAAAAGCCTTCACATTTTGTTTCCTGGAGCTCTTCGGAAGAAGAATCTGATGAGGAAAAACATAGAAAGTCTAAAAAAGTCAAGAAGGCTAGCTCAAGTAAGCATAGTAAGAAGGACAAATCAAAAGAGAAGTCCAAGGATAGCAGGAAGAATAGAAGAAAGGATGAGAGACGACACAAAGAACACAAGTGA
- the LOC141665782 gene encoding uncharacterized protein LOC141665782 isoform X3, producing the protein MIGKNCENKQARKKKDYRSAQFYFSIRGVSDSKSQFWVKRVSKICSNLNYPLLRFIKFIFSFLHKRAEMDLQTENRIAAILMKEAAELRRQAEQDGVHAYLRQPNVRGRPNSRFLTATVLGVQQANRAVEVDEMWRIRQKEQELDDRLKRRQRDRNSSDRSYREQEVDDRLKRKWSDESSSDMCYRDYDMEDRLKIRRSDESKTVRTHKDKRHVDDEKSSRRSNQQYSLVEGGLKDDEIENFLNSSVWKCLEKKSVE; encoded by the exons ATGATCGGAAAGAATTGCGAAAATAAACAGGCAAGAAAGAAGAAAGATTATCGATCAGCACAATTCTATTTCTCGATTCGTGGTGTCTCTGATTCAAAATCTCAATTTTGGGTGAAAAGGGTCTCCAAGATTTGCAGCAATCTAAACTACCCACTTCTCCGTTTCATCAAATTTATCTTTTCATTTCTTCACAAAAG AGCAGAGATGGATTTACAGACGGAGAATAGGATAGCTGCAATTCTTATGAAAGAGGCAGCCGAATTGCGGAGACAAGCTGAGCAAGATGGAGTACATGCTTACCTGCGTCAGCCTAATGTCAGGGGTCGGCCAAATTCACGGTTTCTCACTGCAACTGTTTTAGGTGTACAACAAG CTAATCGAGCTGTGGAAGTTGATGAGATGTGGAGAATACGACAAAAAGAACAAGAGTTGGATGATAGGTTGAAAAGGAGACAGAGAGATCGAAACAGCTCAGATAGGAGCTACAGGGAGCAAGAGGTGGATGATAGGCTAAAAAGAAAATGGAGTGATGAAAGCAGCAGTGATATGTGCTACAGGGATTATGATATGGAAGACAGGCTGAAAATAAGACGGAGTGATGAAAGCAAAACTGTTAGGACTCACAAAGATAAGAGGCATGTTGATGATGAGAAGTCGAGCAGAAGAAGTAATCAGCAGTACTCTTTGGTTGAAGGAGGATTGAAGGATGATGAGATTGAGAACTTTTTGAATTCAAG TGTCTGGAAGTGTCTGGAAAAAAAATCTGTTGAGTAA